A part of Aegilops tauschii subsp. strangulata cultivar AL8/78 chromosome 2, Aet v6.0, whole genome shotgun sequence genomic DNA contains:
- the LOC109770451 gene encoding protein TIFY 5-like, with product MAAASRSAPEWWRDGGSVDDGGAEVELSLRLRTGSSSTARRSMTIFYNGRVVAVDVTELQAREIITMASQQILTEQQDSGGGGGGTAVAQYGAHENPSQPAPQRWAPLLASRSLRQGAGAAAPVTSQAAAAGLSMKRSLQRFLQKRKTRVAAMGSPYAGGRRAMPS from the exons ATGGCGGCGGCGAGTAGGAGCGCGCCGGAGTGGTGGCGAGATGGGGGAAGCGTCGACGACGGGGGAGCGGAGGTCGAACTGAGCctacggcttcggaccgggagcAGCAGCACGGCGAGGAGGAGCATGACCATATTCTACAATGGCCGGGTGGTCGCCGTCGACGTCACCGAGCTCCAG GCAAGGGAAATCATAACCATGGCGAGCCAACAAATTCTGACCGAGCAGCaggacagcggcggcggcggcggcggcactgCAGTGGCACAGTACGGAGCTCATGAGAATCCAAGCCAGCCGGCGCCGCAACGTTGGGCTCCATTGCTGGCTTCACGTTCGCTTCGTCAGGGAGCAGGGGCTGCTGCGCCGGTCACCAGCCAAGCGGCCGCCGCGGGGCTGTCGATGAAGCGGTCGTTGCAGCGGTTTCTGCAGAAGCGGAAGACAAGGGTCGCAGCCATGGGTTCGCCGTACGCCGGCGGCCGGCGGGCGATGCCTTCCTAG
- the LOC120973987 gene encoding uncharacterized protein codes for MADDDKRQLCGMRDSWRHSLFECSVTRCVWALVNENILDFLQSSAEPNARVWLFSAFDHLPRDSQVTMVVTMWAIWWARRRAIHEGELQSPHATHSFVTNFIAELATIQAGRVTPNDEQHGGPRLAAGQGWRAPEVGSIKIQVDGGVSRNGRRGAAATIGRNHEGFFLGSSAMVFDEINDPPMLEALACREALALARDLYADHIVVACDCKTVVEEIKMGSEGRYNNIIKEIQAQFRDAMCGWENPMIPLSFL; via the exons ATGGCGGATGATGACAAGCGCCAGCTTTGCGGGATGAGAGATTCATGGCGACATTCTCTGTTTGAATGTTCAGTGACAAGGTGCGTGTGGGCTCTGGTAAATGAAAATATTCTAGACTTCCTACAGTCGTCGGCAGAGCCGAATGCCAGGGTGTGGTTGTTCTCAGCCTTTGATCATCTACCTCGAGACAGTCAGGTTACGATGGTGGTGACCATGTGGGCAATATGGTGGGCAAGAAGAAGGGCTATCCATGAGGGTGAGCTCCAAAGCCCACACGCGACTCATTCTTTTGTTACAAACTTTATCGCAGAACTGGCAACCATCCAGGCCGGGCGGGTGACACCAAATGATGAACAACATGGAGGTCCGAGGCTTGCTGCTGGGCAAGGATGGAGGGCGCCTGAAGTGGGATCTATTAAAATTCAAGTTGATGGGGGAGTTTCAAGAAATGGGAGAAGAGGGGCAGCGGCTACCATCGGAAGGAACCATGAAGGATTTTTCCTTGGATCTTCAGCAATGGTTTTTGATGAAATAAATGACCCACCAATGCTGGAAGCTTTAGCTTGCCGCGAGGCTCTTGCCCTGGCTCGGGATCTATATGCAGACCACATTGTTGTGGCGTGTGACTGCAAGACCGTGGTGGAGGAAATCAAGATGGGGTCAGAAGGAAGATACAACAATATCATCAAGGAGATCCAAGCTCAG TTCAGGGACGCCATGTGTGGCTGGGAGAACCCCATGATCCCTTTGTCATTCCTGTAA